One Candidatus Methanomethylicota archaeon genomic region harbors:
- a CDS encoding glycosyltransferase, translating into MKVAFVILTKNSGRTLNKCLSEVSKLRDEMDVEVIIVDGGSTDNTLEIVKQYSGELNIKILYDEGRGLGYARDIGWRSSSADYIVMLDSDVILNRRFLIDAIKLLEKDQKLGAVSAKLKPISLDKGLFGLFQEKNLAIHLHHLDPPYPAEAVALHTACTVFKRKVLEEVGGFDEFFNLAKEDSDISYKIRKAGYKLSYLNHYAIHLERARIIKINFRYGRSYVLISKKYPDMEKLWKLKNIVLTISLLLPLLQLLVYAYYLRRYMKVHGLRLRERIILPVIELMRQDIRTAGMLYQLILNKFYYKK; encoded by the coding sequence ATGAAGGTGGCATTCGTAATACTAACGAAAAATTCTGGAAGAACATTAAATAAGTGTTTATCAGAGGTTTCGAAGCTTAGAGATGAAATGGATGTGGAGGTAATTATAGTTGATGGGGGTTCAACTGACAATACATTGGAAATAGTTAAACAGTATAGTGGGGAATTGAACATTAAAATATTGTATGATGAGGGTAGAGGTTTAGGGTATGCTAGAGATATTGGGTGGCGTTCATCATCCGCAGATTACATCGTCATGTTGGATAGTGACGTCATATTGAATAGAAGGTTCTTAATAGATGCCATTAAACTTTTAGAGAAGGATCAAAAACTTGGGGCTGTATCCGCTAAGCTGAAGCCAATATCGCTGGATAAGGGATTATTTGGACTTTTCCAAGAAAAGAATCTTGCAATACATTTACATCATCTAGACCCACCATACCCAGCAGAAGCTGTGGCATTGCACACGGCATGCACAGTCTTTAAAAGAAAGGTACTTGAAGAAGTTGGAGGATTCGACGAATTCTTCAATCTAGCAAAAGAGGATAGTGACATAAGCTATAAGATAAGGAAAGCTGGCTACAAGCTATCATACCTAAACCACTACGCTATACACTTAGAGCGAGCTAGAATCATAAAAATAAACTTCAGATACGGAAGAAGCTACGTGTTAATCTCTAAGAAATACCCCGACATGGAGAAACTATGGAAATTAAAAAACATAGTGTTAACCATAAGTCTACTATTACCATTATTACAACTGCTGGTATACGCCTATTATCTAAGAAGGTACATGAAGGTACACGGTCTCAGGTTAAGGGAAAGAATAATCCTCCCAGTCATAGAATTAATGAGGCAAGATATCAGAACCGCTGGAATGCTTTACCAGCTCATTCTAAACAAGTTTTACTATAAAAAGTAA
- a CDS encoding glycosyltransferase, producing MKNFVKNEWINNVVLNEKSSLRTLLRITIRALEQNYFKYKTLFTYNNASETLAALFSVSEAPIKLSNLDIWASRNNIPIKILVPGNAVSQDIEEYYKERERILKLKEDYAIFYARLGVNKGVLEIPLIAKKLEKAGYKLILIGKFDSVNAKTIFEKMCKELNVKNIEYMGYLPRNRLWEIVARSKVLIYPSHYDTFSLVILESLCLGTSVVAYNIPAITSIYRNLPAVRIVEEYDYKNMAEKAIEILKMDLNKFREEHTDKNLLSFLDLHCSWRNVAREEIDTIRKFIGSNTQ from the coding sequence TTGAAAAATTTCGTGAAAAATGAGTGGATCAATAACGTTGTTCTCAACGAGAAATCTTCCTTAAGGACATTACTCAGAATTACTATTCGGGCTTTAGAACAAAATTATTTCAAGTATAAAACGCTATTCACTTACAATAATGCTAGTGAAACATTAGCAGCATTATTTTCGGTTTCGGAGGCACCTATTAAACTGTCAAACCTGGACATATGGGCGTCTCGCAACAATATACCCATCAAAATACTTGTACCAGGGAATGCTGTAAGCCAAGACATTGAAGAATACTATAAAGAAAGGGAAAGAATTCTCAAATTGAAAGAAGACTACGCAATATTCTATGCAAGGCTTGGAGTAAACAAGGGGGTTTTGGAAATACCTCTCATCGCTAAAAAACTTGAAAAGGCAGGGTACAAACTTATCCTCATAGGCAAATTTGATAGTGTTAATGCTAAAACAATATTTGAAAAGATGTGCAAAGAATTAAATGTTAAAAATATAGAATATATGGGTTATTTACCACGGAATAGGTTGTGGGAAATAGTTGCTAGGAGCAAAGTGCTGATATATCCTTCACATTACGATACATTTTCCTTAGTAATACTGGAATCATTGTGCTTAGGAACATCAGTCGTCGCATACAACATTCCAGCTATTACAAGCATCTATAGAAATTTACCTGCCGTGAGAATTGTAGAGGAGTATGACTACAAAAATATGGCCGAAAAGGCAATAGAAATACTGAAGATGGATTTAAACAAATTCCGTGAAGAACATACTGATAAAAATCTGCTGTCCTTTCTAGATCTTCATTGTTCATGGAGAAATGTTGCTAGAGAAGAAATAGATACAATTCGGAAATTCATAGGTTCAAACACCCAATAA